In Deinococcus sp. QL22, the following are encoded in one genomic region:
- a CDS encoding DUF305 domain-containing protein: MTRRAPSISPRVLAASALVVAAFLAAFLLLAPRLARPAESSTETRFVREMIQHHAQAVDMATRIRDRSTDRSLRSLALDIQLSQQEQIGQMRGWLTLWGLPWGGAGMSSEHAAMMGMATPAELGQLDSGTPVQAEREFLQLMIRHHQGAVAMVKPVLNERVRPEVLTLARQIAATQGAEIRTMTELLQARGAEPLPALASATTELDPAHDHPAGTPTEHDHPAEAVPAHDHSE, from the coding sequence ATGACTCGCCGTGCGCCTTCCATTTCTCCCCGTGTGCTGGCCGCTTCTGCACTGGTGGTCGCCGCCTTCCTGGCCGCGTTTTTGCTGCTGGCCCCCAGACTCGCCAGGCCCGCTGAGTCGAGCACCGAGACCCGCTTTGTGCGCGAGATGATCCAGCACCACGCGCAGGCCGTGGACATGGCGACCCGGATTCGTGACCGCAGCACAGACCGCAGCCTGCGTTCGTTGGCGCTGGATATTCAGTTGTCTCAGCAGGAACAGATCGGGCAGATGCGCGGCTGGCTAACGCTGTGGGGCCTGCCGTGGGGCGGCGCAGGCATGAGTTCAGAACACGCCGCGATGATGGGTATGGCGACCCCCGCAGAACTCGGTCAGTTAGATTCCGGTACGCCCGTACAGGCCGAACGCGAATTTTTGCAACTGATGATCCGGCACCATCAGGGGGCTGTGGCGATGGTAAAACCTGTGCTGAACGAGCGAGTGCGCCCCGAAGTGCTGACCCTCGCCCGCCAGATCGCTGCCACACAGGGCGCAGAAATCCGCACCATGACCGAATTGTTGCAGGCCAGAGGCGCGGAACCATTGCCCGCTCTGGCCTCAGCCACCACAGAACTTGACCCAGCTCATGACCATCCGGCGGGCACTCCCACAGAGCATGATCACCCAGCCGAAGCCGTCCCGGCGCACGATCACAGCGAGTAG